From a region of the Ardenticatena maritima genome:
- a CDS encoding asparaginase has product MARRNKIVIISTGGTIAMQDSGEGAVPALSGEELAARLPQWGEGVEIEVETFSNIPSGHLTLEQLWQLQKVVAERLERLYVRGVVVTHGTDTMEETAYLLDLTVPSNKAVVLTGAMLHASEPGYDGVRNLTDAVRVALDPQSDNRGAMVVMNGEIHAARYVTKMKSHGVDAFASPGRGPMGRVIEGHVHWYWSLEREALPVRRLVPNVHLIKATLGMPDTLLRALIAQNVAGIVIEGFGGGRVPPWWMDAIREARQKGILVAIAGRVPVAHSMDGYGYPGAYRDLEEAGVLFAEGLNGPKARLKLMAILGGLVG; this is encoded by the coding sequence ATGGCACGACGCAACAAAATCGTCATCATCTCCACCGGCGGCACCATCGCCATGCAAGACAGTGGCGAAGGGGCGGTGCCCGCCCTGAGTGGTGAAGAACTCGCCGCACGCCTGCCCCAATGGGGTGAAGGCGTAGAGATTGAAGTCGAAACATTCAGCAACATTCCCAGCGGTCACCTCACCCTGGAACAACTCTGGCAATTGCAGAAAGTCGTCGCTGAGCGGCTGGAACGGCTCTACGTGCGCGGTGTCGTCGTCACGCATGGCACCGACACCATGGAAGAAACCGCCTACCTGCTCGACCTGACCGTGCCGTCCAACAAGGCGGTTGTGCTCACCGGCGCCATGCTCCACGCCAGCGAACCGGGCTACGACGGCGTGCGCAACCTCACCGACGCCGTGCGCGTCGCCCTCGACCCCCAATCCGACAACCGCGGCGCTATGGTGGTGATGAATGGCGAGATTCACGCGGCGCGCTATGTCACGAAAATGAAATCGCACGGCGTGGACGCTTTTGCATCGCCGGGGCGGGGTCCCATGGGGCGCGTGATTGAGGGACACGTGCACTGGTATTGGTCGCTTGAACGCGAAGCCCTGCCCGTGCGTCGGCTGGTTCCCAATGTGCACCTCATCAAAGCCACGCTCGGCATGCCCGACACACTGCTCCGCGCGCTCATTGCGCAAAACGTCGCCGGCATCGTCATCGAAGGCTTTGGCGGGGGACGTGTCCCCCCCTGGTGGATGGACGCCATCCGCGAGGCACGCCAAAAGGGCATCCTCGTTGCGATTGCGGGGCGTGTGCCTGTCGCGCACAGCATGGACGGGTATGGATACCCCGGCGCCTATCGCGATTTGGAAGAAGCAGGGGTGCTCTTCGCCGAAGGGTTGAATGGCCCCAAAGCGCGGCTCAAACTCATGGCAATTCTGGGCGGTCTGGTCGGGTAG
- the smc gene encoding chromosome segregation protein SMC, which translates to MTESNTATISPSETSHPKKGGAFVRRLEIHGFKTFASQTVFEFPEGITAIVGPNGSGKSNIADAIRWLLGEQRMSVLRAKKSEDLIFNGTDRRARMGMAQAFLTIDNSSGILPIDFSEVVIGRRTYRSGENEYLINGRKVRLRDIQELLAHAGIGVTTYTVIGQGLVDAALSLRADERRQMIEDAAGLGAYQGKRNDALRKLAETEENLQRARDIVAELAPRVRRLQRQAEKAEEYIRLNEQLRDLLRKWYGYQWGQATQAVQQARAAVQETSAALEAVREKITAQEAHLHTLRAEAVRLRNELEQLRRDRAAERRRVEALRRDQAVAEERARLLARQAETLREELAALDAERETLAARGNDLRAERERLEAERAQAQAAFQAAQARLRDAEQERERLRREVEAARKRLARLSARLVEIEQQQAQIREQRERLNRELEEHQAAMSDLRKRLARHEGEIQLHEDELETLRRQAGELQVALLKMKRLIEETTAERDAHREALNQAERELSKLEARRDLLARLREEGTGYAEGVRALLQAARRGQVFGILGPVADFLRVPPKLAVAVSAALGDRLQGLVVRDLEAAIVIREWLANHNTTRVTILPLANLKGPRYRAIPQDAGVLGRAADLVQAEDPGLLEHLLGAWLIVRDWNTAARLANRDFWNIVTIDGDVLHADGSLQAGQGDTGGRSLLEQSREWAELPERLEAARRVVEEVQARLEEIEELLAEHEAERERLLREMADVSRAMERVGQAIEREKREIERVQQEQNWRSELIRRLKKEYEALRVQAEELETESQRVSAEQVQAELALQTAEQALEAAHPGALREAVEKARTVVAVLDEQLSGLRRQWREWEQALERLERQRAQKEAQLAALSEERAKLAERQQQLAQQITAIEAAMEGYLARIRPIEERLAAIETEQVQAEEHLDALRKQGQAADEAAHRARLSLQAAEDRLAHLGTQIENDLGLVEYEDLSGDVPQQTLLPLDELVTTLPKVTVLPEGLENDIRRLRRLIGQLGAINPEAPQEYAELKERYEFLTTQADDLEKAAADLRHIVAELDRLMTERFRETFDAINAAFKRYFKRLFGGGTVDLELTNPEDPLSSGVEIIARPPGKRPQSIALLSGGERALTAAALIFAILSVSPAPFCVLDEVDAMLDEANVGRFRETLLELAEETQFIVITHNRGTIEAADTIYGVSQTEPGVSTVISLALDEAIRAAKH; encoded by the coding sequence GTGACGGAGTCGAACACAGCCACCATCTCACCATCGGAAACATCACACCCGAAAAAAGGCGGGGCGTTTGTCCGACGCCTTGAAATTCATGGCTTCAAGACGTTTGCCAGCCAAACGGTCTTCGAGTTTCCCGAAGGGATTACCGCCATTGTCGGCCCCAACGGCTCGGGCAAAAGCAACATCGCCGACGCCATCCGCTGGCTCTTGGGCGAGCAACGCATGAGCGTGTTGCGCGCCAAAAAGAGCGAAGACCTCATCTTCAACGGCACCGACCGACGCGCCCGCATGGGCATGGCGCAAGCCTTCCTCACGATTGACAATTCCAGCGGCATTCTGCCCATTGACTTCTCCGAAGTCGTCATTGGTCGCCGCACCTACCGCAGCGGCGAAAACGAGTACCTCATCAACGGGCGTAAAGTCCGCCTGCGCGACATTCAGGAACTGCTGGCGCACGCCGGCATTGGCGTCACCACCTACACCGTCATCGGGCAAGGGCTGGTGGACGCTGCGCTTTCCTTGCGCGCCGACGAGCGGCGTCAAATGATTGAAGACGCCGCGGGACTTGGCGCGTATCAGGGCAAACGCAACGACGCCCTGCGTAAACTCGCCGAAACAGAAGAAAACCTGCAACGCGCGCGCGACATCGTCGCCGAACTCGCCCCGCGTGTGCGGCGCTTGCAACGCCAGGCGGAAAAAGCCGAAGAATACATCCGCCTGAACGAGCAACTGCGCGACCTTCTGCGCAAATGGTACGGCTACCAGTGGGGGCAAGCCACCCAAGCCGTGCAACAGGCCCGCGCCGCCGTGCAGGAAACCAGCGCCGCCCTCGAAGCGGTGCGCGAAAAAATCACCGCCCAAGAAGCCCACCTGCACACCCTACGCGCCGAAGCCGTGCGCCTGCGCAACGAACTCGAACAATTGCGGCGCGACCGTGCCGCCGAGCGCCGCCGCGTTGAAGCCCTGCGGCGCGACCAGGCGGTCGCCGAAGAACGCGCCCGCCTGCTTGCCCGCCAGGCCGAAACCTTGCGCGAAGAACTCGCCGCCCTTGACGCCGAACGCGAAACCCTGGCTGCACGGGGCAACGACTTGCGCGCCGAACGTGAACGCCTCGAAGCCGAACGCGCCCAAGCCCAAGCCGCGTTCCAAGCGGCGCAAGCCCGTTTGCGCGACGCCGAGCAAGAACGCGAACGCCTGCGCCGCGAAGTCGAAGCCGCCCGCAAACGGCTCGCCCGCCTCTCGGCGCGGCTCGTGGAAATCGAACAACAGCAAGCGCAAATCCGCGAACAACGCGAGCGCCTGAACCGCGAACTGGAAGAACACCAAGCCGCCATGAGCGACCTGCGCAAGCGGCTGGCACGTCATGAAGGCGAAATCCAGTTGCACGAAGACGAACTCGAAACCCTGCGCCGCCAAGCAGGTGAATTGCAGGTGGCGCTCCTCAAAATGAAGCGCCTCATCGAAGAAACCACCGCCGAGCGCGACGCCCATCGCGAGGCGCTCAACCAGGCGGAGCGCGAACTCAGCAAACTGGAAGCCCGCCGCGACCTCTTAGCCCGCTTGCGCGAAGAAGGCACCGGCTACGCCGAGGGCGTGCGCGCCCTTCTGCAAGCCGCCCGCCGCGGACAGGTGTTCGGCATTCTGGGGCCCGTCGCCGATTTCCTGCGCGTGCCCCCCAAACTCGCCGTCGCCGTCAGCGCCGCACTGGGCGACCGCCTGCAAGGGCTTGTCGTGCGCGACCTCGAAGCTGCCATCGTCATTCGCGAGTGGCTGGCGAACCACAACACCACGCGCGTGACGATTCTGCCCCTGGCGAACCTGAAAGGTCCGCGCTACCGCGCCATTCCCCAAGATGCGGGGGTGCTAGGGCGCGCCGCCGACCTCGTCCAAGCCGAAGACCCCGGCTTGCTGGAACATCTGCTCGGCGCGTGGCTCATCGTCCGCGATTGGAACACCGCCGCCCGCCTGGCGAACCGCGACTTCTGGAACATCGTCACCATTGACGGCGACGTGCTGCACGCCGACGGCTCGCTTCAGGCGGGGCAAGGCGATACCGGTGGGCGCTCACTGCTCGAACAGAGCCGCGAATGGGCGGAACTGCCTGAACGCCTCGAAGCCGCCCGCCGTGTGGTGGAAGAGGTACAAGCGCGGCTGGAAGAAATCGAAGAACTGCTAGCCGAACACGAAGCCGAACGCGAGCGCCTTTTGCGCGAAATGGCCGACGTCTCACGCGCCATGGAGCGGGTGGGGCAAGCCATCGAACGCGAAAAGCGCGAAATTGAGCGTGTTCAGCAAGAGCAGAACTGGCGCAGTGAATTGATTCGCCGCCTGAAAAAAGAATACGAAGCCCTGCGCGTGCAGGCTGAGGAACTGGAAACCGAAAGCCAGCGCGTCTCCGCCGAGCAGGTGCAGGCTGAACTGGCGCTGCAAACCGCCGAACAGGCGCTCGAAGCCGCCCATCCCGGCGCCCTGCGCGAAGCGGTGGAAAAAGCCCGCACCGTCGTCGCCGTGCTGGATGAGCAACTGAGCGGCTTGCGCCGCCAATGGCGTGAATGGGAGCAAGCCCTCGAACGGCTCGAACGCCAGCGCGCCCAAAAAGAAGCCCAACTGGCGGCATTGAGCGAGGAGCGCGCCAAACTCGCCGAGCGCCAGCAACAACTCGCCCAACAAATCACCGCCATCGAAGCCGCCATGGAAGGCTACCTGGCGCGCATTCGTCCCATCGAAGAGCGGCTGGCGGCGATTGAAACCGAACAGGTGCAAGCCGAAGAGCATCTGGACGCGCTCCGCAAGCAGGGGCAAGCCGCCGACGAAGCCGCCCACCGTGCGCGGCTTTCCCTGCAAGCCGCCGAAGACCGCCTGGCGCACCTCGGCACGCAAATTGAAAACGACCTTGGACTGGTCGAATACGAGGATTTGTCGGGCGACGTCCCCCAGCAAACATTGCTCCCGCTCGACGAACTGGTGACAACCCTGCCCAAAGTCACCGTTCTGCCCGAAGGGCTGGAAAACGACATCCGGCGCTTGCGCCGCCTCATCGGGCAATTGGGCGCCATCAACCCCGAAGCCCCCCAGGAATACGCCGAGTTGAAAGAGCGCTACGAGTTTCTCACCACACAAGCCGACGACCTCGAAAAAGCCGCCGCTGACTTGCGGCACATCGTCGCCGAACTCGACCGCTTGATGACTGAGCGTTTCCGCGAAACGTTCGACGCCATCAACGCCGCCTTCAAACGCTACTTCAAGCGGCTTTTCGGCGGCGGCACGGTTGACCTGGAACTCACCAACCCCGAAGACCCGCTGTCAAGTGGGGTGGAAATCATCGCCCGCCCACCGGGCAAGCGCCCCCAAAGCATCGCCTTGCTCAGTGGCGGCGAGCGCGCCCTCACCGCTGCGGCGCTCATCTTTGCCATTCTCTCGGTCAGCCCCGCGCCCTTCTGCGTCCTCGACGAAGTGGACGCCATGCTGGACGAAGCCAACGTGGGGCGTTTCCGTGAAACCTTGCTGGAACTCGCCGAGGAAACCCAATTCATCGTCATTACGCACAACCGCGGCACCATTGAAGCCGCCGACACCATCTACGGCGTCAGCCAGACCGAACCGGGCGTTTCGACGGTCATCTCGCTGGCGCTTGATGAAGCCATCCGTGCAGCGAAGCACTAA
- a CDS encoding Rdx family protein: MPRAVSLTDKLLSEFQHHIESFTLIPSSGGVFEVAVDGTLIYSKKETGRHAVYAEVREAFLKVVPHAAQDADS; this comes from the coding sequence TTGCCGCGCGCCGTCAGTTTGACGGACAAACTGCTGTCGGAGTTTCAACACCACATTGAATCGTTCACGCTGATTCCCTCATCGGGGGGTGTGTTTGAAGTCGCGGTGGATGGGACGCTGATTTACTCCAAGAAGGAAACGGGGCGGCATGCCGTCTATGCCGAAGTGCGCGAAGCCTTCTTGAAGGTTGTGCCCCACGCCGCGCAAGATGCGGATTCGTAA
- a CDS encoding tRNA (adenine-N1)-methyltransferase yields MARVAQVGDRVLLIDPKGKRYMLTLEAGASFHSNRGIVHHDDLIGQPLGRVVYSHLGTPFTVLQPSIADLAKAIKRTTQIIYPKDSGQIVVRMNVCAGTHIIEAGTGSGGLTTILAHAVAPTGHVYSYEQRPEMTAIAERNLAKVGLRDYVTFYTRDIAEGFEERDVDAVFLDVREPWRYLHQVVEALTPGGFFGALLPTVNQVSALVEAMEGGPWFDVEIIETLERRWKVNHARLRPADRMVAHTAFLLFARYVPEVRAETEGTVDDAVRYAPKGEDAPEE; encoded by the coding sequence ATGGCACGAGTGGCACAGGTTGGAGACCGTGTGTTGTTGATTGACCCCAAAGGCAAGCGGTACATGCTCACGCTGGAAGCGGGCGCCTCTTTCCATAGCAATCGGGGCATTGTGCACCACGATGACTTGATAGGGCAGCCGTTGGGGCGGGTGGTGTACTCGCATTTGGGAACGCCGTTCACGGTGTTGCAACCCAGCATTGCCGATTTGGCGAAAGCAATCAAGCGCACGACGCAAATCATCTACCCCAAGGATAGCGGGCAAATTGTGGTGCGCATGAATGTGTGCGCGGGGACGCACATTATCGAAGCGGGCACGGGAAGCGGTGGGTTGACCACCATTCTGGCGCATGCGGTCGCGCCGACCGGGCATGTCTATTCCTACGAACAGCGCCCCGAAATGACCGCCATTGCCGAACGCAACTTGGCGAAGGTTGGCTTGCGTGACTATGTCACGTTCTACACGCGCGATATTGCCGAAGGCTTTGAAGAACGCGATGTGGACGCCGTTTTTCTGGATGTGCGCGAACCGTGGCGGTATCTCCACCAGGTGGTGGAAGCCCTCACACCGGGTGGGTTCTTTGGGGCGCTGTTGCCGACGGTCAATCAGGTGAGCGCCCTGGTGGAAGCGATGGAAGGCGGTCCCTGGTTCGATGTGGAGATTATCGAGACGTTGGAGCGGCGTTGGAAAGTGAACCACGCCCGCTTGCGTCCGGCGGACCGCATGGTGGCGCATACGGCGTTTTTGCTGTTTGCGCGTTACGTGCCCGAGGTGCGCGCCGAAACGGAGGGCACGGTGGACGATGCGGTGCGCTATGCACCCAAGGGTGAGGATGCGCCGGAGGAATAA
- a CDS encoding SMP-30/gluconolactonase/LRE family protein, with product MSLQDFRVDPSTLTFVGRDLARPESVLAEPDGTLWCSDARGSVTRIAPDGTQTLLGSQGHEPNGLAMSADRQTLYIANFGDGRVYQMDREGNERVFLDSIEGRSPLGAANFVFIDSRDRFWISVSTLEIPWWPAAQRPRPDGYIILVDENGARIVADGIYFPNEIRMNHDESYLYVAETMKRRMVRYPVLPDGSLGPQEVVPPGDLGRGAYVDGFAFDAEGNIWVTLLVRNEVVVITPDGDVYTVLSDVNEAAIDNAEAKLEDGTLTPMDMFACAGPHLQLPASITFGGPDLRTVYLGSLGMNRLPTFRSPIPGLPMRHWR from the coding sequence ATGTCCCTCCAAGATTTTCGCGTTGACCCGTCCACCCTCACCTTTGTTGGGCGGGATTTGGCACGCCCCGAAAGTGTGCTCGCTGAACCTGATGGAACGCTCTGGTGTTCCGACGCACGCGGAAGCGTCACGCGCATTGCCCCCGACGGAACGCAAACACTGCTCGGCTCGCAAGGGCACGAACCCAATGGGCTGGCGATGAGCGCCGACCGCCAAACGCTCTACATCGCCAACTTCGGTGATGGGCGCGTTTATCAGATGGACCGCGAGGGGAACGAGCGCGTGTTTCTCGACAGCATCGAAGGGCGTTCACCGCTTGGCGCTGCGAACTTCGTCTTCATTGATAGCCGCGACCGCTTTTGGATTTCGGTCTCGACGCTGGAAATTCCCTGGTGGCCCGCCGCCCAACGTCCCCGTCCCGACGGCTACATCATCCTGGTTGATGAAAACGGCGCGCGCATCGTGGCTGACGGCATCTACTTCCCGAACGAAATTCGCATGAACCACGATGAATCGTACCTCTACGTTGCCGAGACGATGAAGCGCCGCATGGTACGCTACCCCGTCCTGCCCGACGGCTCGCTGGGACCGCAAGAAGTGGTGCCGCCGGGCGATTTGGGGCGTGGGGCGTATGTGGACGGCTTCGCTTTCGACGCCGAGGGGAATATCTGGGTGACGCTGTTGGTGCGCAACGAGGTGGTCGTCATCACGCCGGATGGTGACGTGTACACCGTACTCTCCGACGTGAATGAAGCCGCCATTGACAACGCCGAAGCCAAACTGGAAGACGGGACGCTAACCCCCATGGACATGTTCGCCTGTGCGGGACCGCACCTGCAATTGCCCGCCAGCATCACCTTTGGCGGTCCCGACCTGCGCACAGTCTATCTCGGCTCGTTGGGCATGAACCGCCTACCAACGTTCCGCTCGCCCATTCCGGGCTTGCCCATGCGGCACTGGCGCTAA
- a CDS encoding acetyl ornithine aminotransferase family protein, whose translation MTQGSVNTKRPEIRTPLPGPRAAEIIAKDAELISPSYTRGYPFVMARGEGVWAWDVDGNKFLDMTAGIAVTAVGHSHPRVVEAIKRQAEQFLHMSGTDFYYELQIQLAERLNQIAPGTTPKRVFFTNSGAESVEAALKLARYATGRQRIIAFLGAFHGRTMGALSLTGSKPVHRRGFAPLVNGVIHVPYPYCYRSPFDLSKKSCTDWVIDWIEHEIFGHITAPDEVAAIIVEPIQGEGGYIVPPDDFHPRLRELCDRYGILMIADEVQTGVGRTGKWYAMEHWNVEPDIICTAKGIANGMPLGAIIAKRDLMSWPPGAHASTFGGNPVSCAAALATLDVIEEEGLLENATQVGAYMLERLQAMQQRFDVIGDVRGKGLMIGVEFITDRDTHTPNPDLRDRVVDEAFKRGVLLLGAGKNVLRFMPALTLTREEADVALDVVEESLQAVLGA comes from the coding sequence ATGACGCAAGGAAGCGTGAACACGAAACGGCCGGAAATCCGCACCCCGTTGCCGGGACCACGCGCTGCTGAAATCATCGCCAAAGACGCCGAACTCATCTCGCCCAGTTATACGCGCGGCTATCCCTTTGTCATGGCGCGCGGTGAAGGTGTGTGGGCGTGGGACGTGGACGGCAACAAATTCCTGGACATGACCGCCGGCATTGCGGTGACGGCGGTGGGGCATTCGCACCCCCGCGTCGTAGAAGCCATCAAACGCCAGGCGGAACAATTCCTGCACATGTCCGGGACCGACTTTTACTACGAACTGCAAATCCAACTGGCGGAACGCCTGAACCAGATTGCGCCCGGCACAACGCCCAAACGTGTCTTCTTCACCAACTCAGGCGCCGAGAGTGTGGAAGCCGCGCTCAAACTGGCGCGCTACGCCACCGGTCGCCAGCGCATCATCGCCTTCCTGGGCGCGTTCCACGGTCGCACGATGGGGGCGCTCTCGCTCACCGGTAGCAAGCCGGTACACCGCCGCGGCTTTGCGCCGCTGGTGAACGGCGTCATCCACGTGCCCTACCCCTACTGCTACCGCTCACCATTCGACCTCTCGAAAAAATCCTGCACCGACTGGGTGATTGATTGGATTGAGCACGAAATCTTTGGGCACATCACCGCCCCCGACGAAGTCGCCGCCATTATCGTTGAGCCGATTCAGGGTGAAGGGGGGTACATCGTCCCGCCGGATGACTTCCACCCGCGCCTGCGCGAACTGTGCGACCGCTACGGCATTTTGATGATCGCCGATGAAGTGCAAACAGGCGTCGGGCGCACGGGCAAGTGGTACGCCATGGAACACTGGAACGTCGAGCCGGACATCATCTGCACCGCCAAAGGGATTGCCAACGGCATGCCGCTCGGCGCAATCATCGCCAAACGCGACCTCATGTCGTGGCCGCCGGGGGCGCACGCCAGCACGTTCGGCGGCAACCCCGTTTCGTGTGCGGCGGCGCTGGCCACGCTCGACGTGATTGAAGAAGAAGGGTTGCTCGAAAACGCCACGCAAGTGGGCGCGTACATGCTGGAGCGCTTGCAAGCCATGCAACAACGCTTCGACGTAATTGGCGACGTGCGCGGCAAGGGGCTGATGATTGGCGTCGAGTTCATCACCGACCGCGACACCCACACCCCCAACCCCGACCTGCGCGACCGCGTGGTGGATGAAGCCTTCAAGCGCGGTGTGCTGTTGCTGGGGGCGGGCAAGAATGTGCTGCGTTTCATGCCCGCGCTGACGCTTACCCGTGAAGAAGCCGACGTGGCGCTGGACGTGGTCGAGGAATCGCTGCAAGCCGTGTTGGGCGCATAA
- a CDS encoding SelL-related redox protein — MALRVGDNAPDFTLPTLDGDAFTLSAHRGHPVVLIFLRHLAULPCREHAVQVYRAKTEFERLGARIVLITFGHPYWARAWREETGVDFPILLDEERKTYRAYGLERSASRTYSPRTLWFYVKKVLRGESLRPAKGDPLQLGGDFVIAPDGRIALAHPSREPVDRPSVAELLAAIRHPPP; from the coding sequence ATGGCTCTGCGTGTTGGCGATAATGCACCCGATTTTACGCTCCCCACGCTCGACGGCGACGCCTTTACGCTCTCGGCGCACCGCGGGCACCCTGTTGTGCTCATTTTTCTGCGCCACCTGGCGTGACTGCCCTGCCGCGAACATGCGGTGCAGGTGTACCGCGCCAAAACCGAGTTTGAGCGCCTCGGCGCGCGCATTGTGCTCATCACGTTCGGGCATCCCTACTGGGCGCGCGCATGGCGTGAAGAAACGGGCGTTGATTTTCCCATTCTGCTGGACGAGGAACGCAAAACCTACCGCGCCTACGGGCTTGAACGTTCGGCAAGCCGCACGTACAGCCCACGCACACTTTGGTTTTATGTCAAGAAAGTACTGCGTGGTGAATCACTCCGCCCCGCCAAGGGCGACCCGCTCCAACTGGGGGGCGATTTCGTCATCGCGCCTGATGGGCGCATCGCGCTCGCGCATCCCAGCCGCGAACCCGTTGACCGCCCCTCGGTGGCTGAATTGCTCGCCGCCATACGTCATCCGCCCCCGTAG